From one Pseudoliparis swirei isolate HS2019 ecotype Mariana Trench chromosome 5, NWPU_hadal_v1, whole genome shotgun sequence genomic stretch:
- the her6 gene encoding hairy-related 6, whose translation MPSDMIEKSSSSPVAATPASMNTTPDKPKTASEHRKSSKPIMEKRRRARINESLGQLKTLILDALKKDSSRHSKLEKADILEMTVKHLRNLQRAQMTAALNTDPTVLGKYRAGFSECMNEVTRFLSTCEGVNTEVRTRLLGHLASCMTQINAMNYPSQHQHQHQLPSVGPTHPSYGQPMQIPNSSPQVLPMNQVSCKGGSSPANLPSDATKVYGGFQIVPATDGQFAFLIPNAAFAPNGPVIPVYANNVGTPVPLPAAVSPGAPSGNADSVWRPW comes from the exons ATGCCTTCAGATATGATTGAAAAATCGTCCTCATCTCCGGTCGCTGCAACCCCAGCCAGCATGAACACAACTCCCGATAAACCCAAGACAGCATCTGAGCACAGAAAG TCATCCAAGCCAATAatggaaaagaggagaagagcaaGAATCAACGAGAGCTTGGGGCAGCTGAAAACTCTCATCCTGGATGCGCTCAAAAAAGAT AGCTCCAGACACTCTAAACTGGAAAAGGCGGACATCCTGGAGATGACGGTGAAACATCTCCGGAACCTCCAGAGGGCTCAGATGACCG CTGCCCTCAACACCGACCCCACCGTCTTGGGAAAATATCGCGCCGGTTTCAGCGAGTGCATGAACGAAGTCACCCGGTTCCTGTCCACCTGCGAAGGTGTCAACACCGAGGTCAGAACGCGGCTCCTCGGCCACTTGGCCAGCTGCATGACCCAGATCAACGCGATGAACTACCCCAGCCAGCATCAACACCAACACCAGCTCCCCTCCGTCGGACCAACCCACCCCTCCTACGGCCAGCCCATGCAGATCCCCAACTCATCCCCGCAGGTCCTGCCCATGAACCAGGTGTCCTGTAAAGGAGGCTCGTCGCCGGCTAATTTACCATCGGACGCCACCAAAGTGTACGGCGGGTTCCAGATCGTGCCTGCTACAGACGGACAGTTTGCATTCCTCATACCTAATGCGGCTTTTGCGCCAAACGGCCCCGTTATCCCCGTTTACGCCAATAACGTCGGCACGCCGGTCCCTCTACCGGCTGCGGTTTCCCCCGGAGCCCCGTCGGGCAACGCGGACTCGGTGTGGCGACCCTGGTGA